GCCAGAGCCTCATGAACAATGCATCATGCATAAGTCAGTTTTTTCAGTACCTTCTGCAGCTACCGTGCATTCCACCTCCAAACATATGACACATGGATCCTGACATGTTGAGGAGGCAGAAGTCTTTCTCCATCCGCACTCACTGCAAAATATTAAAAAAGGGTTTAATTTGAAATGgcacataaaaaataaaagaaaaaaaaggaaaacatgacAAAGCTCATATATGTTTTTGCGAACTTCAAAATTAGAAGGTGGGCATAGAAAGAAATATTGGTTTCTTATTATCAACATTCCGCAGCCAGTGAAATGCATGTCCTCCCAAGGTGCAGTATAACTCCGATGGTTTGGACCAACAATATTGTTTTAGTTCCCAAGGACAAAGATTATAGGAAAATGCTGCTGTACAGCATTGGCAACCTTCACTTCTTTCACTGGAGCAAGGTATCTTGATACAACTACTAGGGCACAAATGTTTGGTAAATTTTAGATGTTCTTACAGAAGATTGACTTTTAGTCGCGGGCACTTTATGATGATATTTGAATAACTACATATTTTGTCTGGTATTTGAACTCACCGAGCGATTTTGATAATGCTCATAAGTGGTAGACACAAGTATGGTGAAGGAAGAATGCGTATTCGGCCTTCTGGCTGTTTGCTTAGGATGCCTTCAACACTAGTTTTGTGCCACGAACGAGCCACATGTAGGGGAGTATACCTTCAAGTAAATTGCATTGGAAAAGTAAGTAATCCAAACAAGTAGCATGGAAGTCTTTTGCTAACAAGGGATTAACATACTCCATCCCAATCACTCTTTCTTAATGGGAAAACAAAAGCTTAAAGTTTCCTGTGAGATACAAGAGCATACGACATCGGAATTCATTACAAGTAACAAATGTTAAAAATAGCTTCAGGATTTGAGTAAACTTCAAAGGAAAATGTGGTTTAACTAGATTTAAAACTTAACACTGGTTAGAATAGAAAATATAAAATAGCAGAGTAAAAATTATGAAGATGACTATGTAAAGAGATCTTATTTCACAACACATTTGTGATAGCAAAGATCATAATCTTGCTGTGGCAGTTTTAAAGTTAAACTTTTTTGTAAGATAAGTTTATTTAACTGATTTGGTGCAGGAACAAATTTTATGATTGACTGGCCAGTACATACCCATTAGCATTTTCAGCTCCCATGTTCGCTCCTGCTGCAATGAGAAGCTGTTTAGCAGAAATTAGTAAATGGGAGTTAACATATTGCTTAAATTATCATAAAATTGAAAAGTGAACCATCATACTTGGCAGCAGACAGCACTTCCACCACATGCCGCGTAATGGAGAGGAGTGCTCCCTGAACCTGCATGAAGAAATTAATTAATCTACGATCATATTAAAATGTCAGGAAAACTAAACTTGTCATCCACAGTTTCATGCCAAACAAGGTCAAAGTTCATGTGCCATCTCTCTTTAATACTTACCAATGAGGTCAATAGTTGAACCATCATTTACAGTGACCTCAGAGACAGAAGCTCCAAGGTCTAATAGCAATTGCACACTCTCAGCATGCCCATGAAGGGCAGCCAAGTGAAGCGGGGTGACGCCACCATCCGACTTACCATTAATTAGCCTCCGGAGAGATCTGGAGAGCACAAGAAGAAATGACGCAAATTTATCAGTGAGATAAGATGACACATAAATAAATGCGCGGAGAGTATAAGTAAAAATGATGGAAATTTATAAGTGATTAGAAAGATGCCAACATAGATGAATGTAAGGATTTTACATACGTTGCATCAAAGGTATCCTTTTTTGTTTCATCTGTGGACTTTCCATGCATAACGTTCCAAAACTCTGACAAGCTAGGCACGTAATCAGCCACAAGAAGCCGAATGCACCGAGTATGACCTTTTAGGGTGGCAAAGTGAATAGCTGTTGCGCCACTAAAACAATCTCTCCTGTGAATCTAGAAATTCAAGATACAGATCACTTGCATAAATAGATATTTCGGAGTAATTTGACCAAAAATGAAAAGGTAATGTTCACTTACATTTGCTTTGAAAAGAACTAGAATCTGTACAACTTTCCAGTGACCATATAGACAAGCTTGCATCAGAGCAGTCTGCGCAGTTTAATGTTCAGAGTTAGCAAAAAAAAAGCATAGAACTTAAAACATAACTGGGAAGAACAATCAGGTGATACCCATTGAAGAATAGTCTATCTCTATAAATTTGAAGTACTGAGCAGTAAGTAAACAATCAGTTGATACCCACTGCAAAATAGTTTATCTCTATCAATTTTTAAGTACTGAGCATTTCACAACAAACATCTGGACTCCGTACATTAGAAATCAACCAGGAAAAGGAAATAAGGATATATCACTTAAAGTTCCACTCCGTGAAGTTACTAATTGCCACTCGAAAAAATAGCCAGGCACAGGACTATAAAACTTGCAAGTAGTTTTGTATCATACTGCTGCATAAACCACTTATGGAATATATTATTGGCTCAATGTTTTTCCTAACATATTCCTGAATGAAAACTCACTGCTGATGTAACTATAAACTCTAAAGGAAGATAACAATATCATTTAAGACCTAAGGTGAGAAAGAGAGATTTACCTGTCCTCTGCAATTTCTAAGGTTGATGTTAACCCCGGATTCGATTAGGAGGGAGACAATCTATCATGGAGCAACGAGATATTGTTTGTCAAATAATAGCAAATTCGCATACTGATAACTGATTAAATGAATTAAAAAGGCAAGTTGGATCTAGAATTATTGCAGAAAGATCAGGAAACGATTTTGCAGACAAAATCAATGGTTCACCTCATGGTGGCCCTTCGCTGCCGAGTAATGGAGGGGCGAGTTTCGGATCCCGAACGTCGAGTACCGGGCAAGGCGAGGGTTGAGCTCCAAGAGGGCCCTAGCCTCTTGAATGTCTCCATCCCTTGCGGCTGAGACGAGTCGCTCGCCAGTAGCCGAGCAGCCGAACGAATCACCCATCATACCTAAGATCCCCATGGCGCTTGTACCTATGTAAACACAAAATATTAGCAACAATTCTTGCAGAGACTTTCCAAGTACTGGATATCAGTATATCACTAGTTGAGCACCCTATGGAACAGCACAGAACCACAGAGTTCTTAAAGCCGAGATATGCTGAGGCAGGCACCAGAATGGAGAGCGGCAATAGCCTTATACTGATATGGGAAGGGAATTCGCCACACACCACTTGGGCACTCCACCAAGAAACTGATTCAGGTAAAGCGGAAAATACGCCACATGTCCCCTTGACAATAAACACAAGAATCCTACATAAGCAGCGACAAAATGGCGTCACAGACTCAGCGTTTTCTTTGAGTAGCTAGCGAAGGATAGAGGGTAAGGCGGGGTAGTAAATGAGTAACTGGATCACTACGCCAGCCCTACAAGAAGCCGATGTGAATAAATAGCAGCACAATTGGGTTCTCCATGCAGGCAACGACCCAAATTGAACGAATGAACAAGGACTTTGAACAGAGAGGATAACCTCAACTGATCCAAGAAGATACTAGTACTGCATCCACATGGATCAAAGTAAACAACAGATGCCACCTTTCCTTAGGAAACAAACCCAGTTGATTGGGAACAATAGGAATGGTGACTTGTttaaagaaaagaagaggaatATAGATGAAGATAGCTTCTTCCCCAAATTGATCCAGGAAATGGTAAGCAGCAGCATACCAAACCAACCATCTTTATTTAACTGCAATTATTGTTTTTCCTACTATTCTGCAGACCACAAAGCGATGTGGTCAGATGGAGGCGGAGACGCAGTAATGGGGTggagaaaaacagcagcagagacGCGTCGCTGTCTCCCCTGTCCCTCTCGGGGCGGAGGGGGAGACGGCCCCATCGGCCCAAGGAGGAATGGCGCAACTACCAGCGCCGGCATTGCGCCCCGGATTGACCTTGGACAGGCGAGGAAAAGGCAAGAACGGCAAATGGGAAGAAGAACCTGAGCGCATCGGTACAAACGCCCACTTTTGTCATTCGAGAGAAGGATGGACGGACCATAAAGAGGAACATTTCAGCGAGTAATAACCAAGAAAATCGAGACTGGATCAAAGCATCCAACCCGAAATTAAGCAGGCATTAGCGCTAAATCCCTGCCGAAACAAGGATCAGATCTCCCGGTGGCGAAATGGCAGAGAGAAATGGCCTCCGCGCGAGCAACCAGAATCAATCAAGAAATGGAGGCAGTCGGCTCACCTCGCGAGAGCCCACCAGAGTGGAAGAGGGGATCTtcaggcggcggccggcgccggggaagCCGAAGCCCTTCGTCCTCCTcttccaccgcctccgcctccgccttgccgccgccgacgccaacTCATCAAGAAACCAACAAGTGGTCAGGGACAgcagggcagcggcggcggaggaagaagCGGGATCAGGGGCCGCAGGTGGCTCCGCCCGCCGCGTTCTAGCTAGTTGTCCCTGTCAGTGGATGAGTGGACCGGCGCTGCCTCGCGCCGGGACAGGGCGGGATGGGAGGAAGGAacgaggtggaggcgggggcCAGGACAAGGGACAAGGGGCGCGCGCGCATGCAGCAGTGGAGAGCACGAGGAGATGGAAGGAGAGAGTATTGTCGAGGCTCGGCTCAGCACGAACGCATGGGTCTCGctgcgccgcggcgcgcggcttCTGCAGTTTCTTCTTTCTTGTAGCGCCGCTGCAGCGGCGGACAGCGCGGGCGGAGCCGCAGAGGGCGCGCGGCGCGTAACGGGGTTGGTGTGTGGCGAATGGCGATTGCTCTGAGCTTGCTCCGGCTTCCTGCCTTGGTAGGCTTGGTACCTGACAGGCGATTTCTTCGTTTTCTGCCTGGGTACCCGACAGTGACAGTAGTTACCTGAATTACCTGCTATTTTAACTCCGTGTACGGATAAGATGGCCAGCTTTATTCTTCTTTCTGACATGAAGACcgataaaaaaattaattgggGCACCTGGTGAAAAATACTTGTAGCCTGACGAACTCGAGATGGCATTTATTTGCAAGCTGAAATTTTGCTTTTGTTTGACGTAATGTGTTTTGAAATAGCGGCACACCCCTCTGAGGGATTGTCCAATTGTCCGGATCAGCGTACGGGTAAGGGAGAGCTACAAGGACATCTGAAGACAAGATAGTAAAGTTCAACCGTGCTTACCACTGGTTAATTGGTACTGCATCTGGGCATCTTTGACATTTGCAGAGCAAGGGGTAGAGGAGTGTGGAAAAACTGGATATATAATTGCGCTGCTTATTGATTTCGTCGATGGACCTTGTTTGTTTGTCGACAACTCGGGATATGATGGATGTACCCAACTTTTCGACGGCGTGTACGGTGGACCATGGCGGTCAATTCTCCCAAGAATCAGAGAAAAtcaccacataacaacaaactggTCCTAAAGTATCGAAATGGATCAAATATCTTGGGTGAACCCCAGTAAACATGAAGATAGATATTTCCTCAAAGGAACAAAGTGGCACGGTTAGACTTAGACAGCAAAGATAGCTAAGGATTTGCTACTACAACAATCGGCTTCATGGAACTGAGCTATACTTTCTTTGGTCAAGTAAACAATTTTTTAAAGAAGGCAATAAGACGTAGACATTTGTATACATATATGTATACTCACTACTATAAATACATGTATGCGTACCACTTTTGATATATCAAACCTATTAATTTTGAGATTGACGAAGCCACTATGATCGTCTCGTTATTAATGGGCACGTCACCTACCGTTAGGAGAATACCTTTGAGATATCAAGGTTGATAATtttgagattgacgaagtcactaTGAACATCTCGTTATTAACGGGCACGTTActtaccactgaaagaatatcactcttattttttttaataaatttagaaatataCGAGTATACCTGATGGATCAAGTAAATAATTTTGGCCGTGGAATGTATGTGATTGGTCTTTCCGACAAGTTGGATGTTGATACTCGAATACGACATTTCAAATCTACAAATGCTTTCTGGTTTTCTTCTTTTGCCATTATATTAGCGTCACCTCACATTGACAGTTGCTCCTTATCAAGCATTGTGATGTCGGTGCCCACTCTCTCCCGCTTTTAAGATCTAGTTTGGATAATCAATTCCTCTTCTAGATTGGAGAAGATTAGGGGATAAACTAATTTCCTCTACAATCACTCGCGTTCCCCTGCAATCCACACAGAAAACAGTTGTCTCCAAACTAGTACTAAGGCAACCTATGTTCCTTACCTGTTCCTCTTTCCTTCCCCGCTACTCATATAATTCAATCTGTGTGTTCTCATCTAGTATAATCGACAGATCCTATAGGCTTCTCcccaaaataaaattacataggCTCATTGCATGCACCTACAATAACAATAAGCATTATAATCCAAAGAAGAAAGGCCCGTTAGAGTAAAGTATTGCCAGATCATGAATACCAATCATGAATACCAGTATGCTGCAATTGTTGTGGATACCATCACTACCGGAGGATCGACTTCTAGTACCGGTCGGTAACCCTCCT
The genomic region above belongs to Setaria italica strain Yugu1 chromosome VI, Setaria_italica_v2.0, whole genome shotgun sequence and contains:
- the LOC101754245 gene encoding probable E3 ubiquitin-protein ligase XBOS35 — protein: MGILGMMGDSFGCSATGERLVSAARDGDIQEARALLELNPRLARYSTFGIRNSPLHYSAAKGHHEIVSLLIESGVNINLRNCRGQTALMQACLYGHWKVVQILVLFKANIHRRDCFSGATAIHFATLKGHTRCIRLLVADYVPSLSEFWNVMHGKSTDETKKDTFDATSLRRLINGKSDGGVTPLHLAALHGHAESVQLLLDLGASVSEVTVNDGSTIDLIGSGSTPLHYAACGGSAVCCQLLIAAGANMGAENANGYTPLHVARSWHKTSVEGILSKQPEGRIRILPSPYLCLPLMSIIKIARECGWRKTSASSTCQDPCVICLEVECTVAAEGCGHEFCTKCALYLCSTTSSSTSTRGVPGSISCPLCRHAIVSFMKLTSTTPIKELPWTSTSLALCAAGAGTAPNRASSLHRRPDTRRLRSSSVQLGCSSFRSIGSGKLSSLKLNCTGAEEAVPCLISCLRPDVQRSSSYRERIRRYSEF